A window of Gopherus evgoodei ecotype Sinaloan lineage chromosome 13, rGopEvg1_v1.p, whole genome shotgun sequence contains these coding sequences:
- the RNF34 gene encoding E3 ubiquitin-protein ligase RNF34 isoform X5: protein MKHVCCDCKKDFCSVCSILQENLRRCSTCHLLQETAFQRPQLMQLKIKDLRQYLILRNIPTDTCREKEDLVDLVLCHHGLGSEDTDTSSLHSSRSQTSSFFTHPFSLSVSVSSSQGGLTNRRGSTENGTPVQGQSGMPSSNNEEEEEENTEEQTPSMSRKRARASLSDISSLEDIEGLSVRQLKEILARNFVNYSGCCEKWELVEKVSRLYRESEENHTTQGEKMQLNESDDNLCRICMDAVIDCVLLECGHMVTCTKCGKRMNSSAAIQSQGSIEMVRVGNGRQPPCLACCMLLKGFQDCFWLFILKNYCTTFYHS from the exons CATGTGTGTTGTGACTGCAAGAAGGATTTTTGCTCAGTTTGTTCAATCTTACAAGAAAATCTCAGAAGATGTTCTACTTGTCACTTATTACAAGAGACAGCATTTCAGCGGCCTCAGTTAATGCAATTGAAAATCAAGGATCTGCGTCAGTATCTGATCCTTAGAAACATACCAACAGATACTTGTCGAGAAAAAGAAGACTTGGTGGATCTTGTACTCTGCCATCATGGATTAGGTTCTGAGGATACAGACACTAGTAGCTTGCATTCTTCAAGGTCACAGACTTCTAGTTTTTTTACAcatccattttctctctctgtatcAGTGTCCTCCTCTCAAGGAGGTCTTACAAATAGAAGAGGAAGCACAGAAAATGGAACACCTGTACAG GGACAAAGTGGAATGCCTTCTTCAAataatgaagaagaagaagaagaaaacacagAAGAGCAG ACCCCTAGCATGTCCAGAAAGCGAGCAAGAGCATCATTGTCTGATATTTCAAGTCTGGAAGATATTGAAGGGTTGAGTGTTCGACAGCTGAAGGAAATACTTGCTCGAAATTTTGTCAACTATTCAGGATGCTGTGAAAAATGGGAACTTGTGGAGAAAGTGAGCAGGCTGTACAGAGAGAGTGAGGAAAATCACACGACAC AGGGAGAGAAGATGCAACTGAATGAGAGTGATGATAATCTGTGTAGGATCTGCATGGATGCAGTAATTGACTGTGTTCTTCTGGAATGTGGTCACATGGTCACTTGCACAAAGTGCGGCAAAAGAATGA actCAAGTGCTGCAATTCAATCACAGGGCTCCATAGAGATGGTAAGAGTTGGAAATGGAAGACAACCTCCGTGCCTAGCTTGCTGTATGCTACTTAAAGGTTTTCAGGATTGTTTTTGgctctttattttaaagaattattgTACAACCTTCTATCATTCTTGA